ATCATGTCGCCCACGCGGATGTCGTCGCCCGGGGCGATGCGCAGGTAAGCGTGCTGGTCCATCATGCCGGTCACTTCCCAATGCTCGGGCGTGGCCTTCGGCGACTTGCTCTCGCCGGGACGGAATTGCTGTGCCGGTTCTGGCATGCCCGCATCGAACGCGGCGTCACGCTTGCCCAGCGCAATGATGGCGCGCTCGGGTTCGGGGATCGATTGCACGTACGCCCACAGCTGCAGCGCCGGTTGCAGTTGCGAGCGCATCTGCTTCGCGATGGGGTTGCGCGTCGCGATCTGTGCTTGGGCCGCCTTGTAGATACCCACGTCGTGCGTGAGATAGCAGCCGGGACGCAGGACTACGTCCAGCGGCGCGCCCACGTCCTTGTGCGCGAATTCGTCCGCGACGACGTCGTACCAGGCAGACCCCGCGCCCGAGAGCACGGCCGGGTTGCGCTCGACGCGGCCCGCTGCGACCAGCTCGCGCGTGATGCTCACTGCGCGTTGCAGGAAGGCGCGAATGTCCGCTTCCGTGCTCAGCACGCCTTCGTACACTTCCACGCCCGCGAGTTTGACGGCGTCGTGATACTGCGTCAGTGCATCGAGCACGGCTTGCTGTTGTGCAGCGTCGCGCACGCCCGTGCGGCCGCCCGTCACGCCGAGTTCGATCAGCACCTGAACCGTCTGGCCGCGCGCGCGGAAGAATTCGCCCAGATGCACCACCGCAGCCGCCGAATCGACCAGACAGAAGTATTCGAAGTTGGTGTCCTTCAGCAAGTCGGCAATCATCGTCATGTTGCGCTTGCCGACGAGCTGGTTCGCCATGAGCACGCGTCGTACGCCGTGATGATAGGCCGCGTACGTCTGCTGTGCCGTGGCGAGCGTGATGCCCCATGCGCCGCCTTCCAACTGGCGACGGAATAGCTTCGGGGCCATCGTCGTCTTGCCATGCGGGGCGAGCTTCACACCGTATTCGTGCACGAAGCGCTGCATCCACGCGAGGTTGTGACGGATCTTGTCTTCGTAGAGCACCGCCGTCGGCAGGCTCAGGTCTTCGTTCAGCAGATTCCAGCCCAGTCCGGTCGCGGCGGACGGCGCGAGCGGCGCCTCCAGCGCACCCAGACCCTTGTTGAGGGTATCGATCATGCCGTGCTGATAGTTTGTATCACTCATTCCCATCTCTCCTCATGTCTGTGCGCTGAAAGCCGCTGAATGGCTCCTATAATAGCGTTTAATTACCTGCGTTTGACAGTTTTGTTATAAAGTAACAAATATTGGGCGTCCGACCGTTGAGGCGCCGCACAGACCGGATATATGGCCGAAACCTTCGATATCGTGACCCGCGTTGCGCAACGCAGCGACGCCCTGAGTCAGGCAGAACGCAAAGTCGCGCAGGTCGTGCTGGAAGACGTAGCGGGCGCTGCTGCGGCGTCGATCAACGTGCTTGCCGAGCGCGCTGGCGTGAGCGAGGCGAGCGTGACCCGCTTTGCCAAGGCGATGGGCTGCCGCGATGTGCGCGACCTCAAGCTGCGACTGGCGCAGGCGGCAGTCGTCGGCCAGCGCTTTCTCGGCGCGAGCGCGGCCAATGGGCAAGACGGTGGCGGCGAGACCATCGACCGGATTGCCGACGATATTCAGACGACGTTGCAGGTGCATCGCGGACTTATCAATCCCGATACCGTGCGACGTGCCGCTGCGCGACTGCTTTCGGCGCGCATGGTGTACGCGTTCGGGATGGGCGGCGGGTCGTCGCTGCTAGCTGACGAGGCGCGTTATCGCCTTGTGCGTCTGGGCCGCCCGGTCGCCAGCTATCAGGACGCCGTGCTGGCCCGCATGGTCGCCGGTACGCTCGGACGCGACGACGTCGTACTCGCCTTCTCGGTGAGCGGTCACACGCCGGAACTGCTGTCCGCCTGTGAAATTGCGCGCGAATACGGGGCGCAGGTCGTGGCCGTCACCGCGACGGGGTCACCGCTGGCGGCGCTCGCCGACGAGGTATTGCCGATCCGCGCGCTTGAAACCGATTTCATTTTCAAACCGTCGTCGTCGCGTTACGCGATGCTGCTTGCCATGGACGTGCTGGCTACGGAACTGGCGTTGCTCGCCAAACCGCAGAGTCAGGCGCTGTTGCGACGAATCAAATATGTGCTCGACACACATCGGGGCGGCGGCGATCGCCAGCCTCTGGGAGACTGACATGACTGACCGCACCGAAAATTTTGCCGATCGCACGGTCGATACGCTGATCACCGACGTTCGTCTGGCGGACGGCTCCGGCGCACCCATGACGGACGACCGCTTCGATGTGGCGTTGCGCGGTGGCCGCATTCACTCGATTACACCCGCGGGGGAGCGCTCGGGCTGGCAGGCGACGCAAGTTGTCGCAGGCAACGGCAACGTGCTGAGCCCGGGCTTCATCGACGTCCATACGCACGACGACACCAACGTCGTGCGCGCGCCGGAAATGACGCCGAAGCTGTCGCAAGGTGTGACGACGGTCGTCGTCGGCAACTGCGGCATCAGCGCTTCGCCTGTCACGCTCAAGGGGGATCCGCCCGATCCGATGAACTTGCTGGGCGAGGCGAGTGCGTTCCAGTACCCGACCTTCGCGGCCTATGTCGAAGCGCTGGAGAAGGCGCAACCGTCGATCAACGTGGCGGCGCTAATCGGTCACACGGCGCTACGCAACAACCATATGGATCGTCTTGACCGGCCTGCGACGCAAGCCGAAATCGAAGGCATGCGCGCGCAACTTCGCGAAGCGCTGGCGGGTGGCGCGCTGGGCTTGTCGACGGGACTGGCCTACGCGAACGCGAATGCCGCACCGACTGAGGAAGTCCTCGCGCTGGCCGAGCCGTTGGCTGAAGCGGGCGGTCTTTATGCGACGCACTTGCGCACGGAATTCGCCGAGATTCTCGAAGCGCTCGACGAAGCCTTCCGCATCGGACGTCATGCGCGCGTACCGGTGGTCGTGTCGCACCTGAAGTGCGCGGGCGTCGACAACTGGGGACGCAGCACTGAAATTCTCGAAGCGCTCGACAAGGCGCAGCGCTTTCAGCCGGTCGGCTGCGACTGCTATCCGTACACGGCGAGTTCGTCGACGCTCGATCTCAAGCAAGTCACCGACGACTTCGACATTCTCGTCACATGGTCCCAGCCGCATCCCGAGCAGGGCGGCAAACTGCTCGCGAAGATTGCCGCAGACTGGGGCGTCGATCTGATGGAAGCGGCGAAGCGCCTGCAACCGGCCGGTGCTGTGTATCACTGCATGGAAGAAGACGACGTGCGCCGCATTCTGCGTCACCCGGCGACGGTGGTCGGCTCGGACGGACTGCCCAACGACCCGTTGCCGCACCCGCGTCTGTGGGGCGCGTTCCCGCGCGTGCTGGGACGTTACAGCCGCGAGCAGGCACTGTTCCCGCTGGCGGAAGCCGTCCACAAGATGACGGGGCTTTCCGCCGAGCGTTTCGGTCTGAGCGAGCGCGGATTTGTACGTGAAGGGTATTGGGCCGATCTGGTGTTGTTCGATCCGGCGACCGTGGCCGACGCCGCGACGTTTACCGATCCGATGCAACCCGCGTATGGCATTTCGGCGGTGTGGGTCAACGGTGTGCTCTCGTGGCAGGACCGCGCACCGACGCAGAACGCGCGTGCCGGGCGCTTTGTGCGTCGCGGCACGCCGCAGCCGGTGCTTTGAACGGTTGTTCTGAGCCGGTGTTGTTGAAAACGATTTGTTGAAAGGAGCGATGATGAGCATCAAACGATATGGCGTGGAAGGCGGGCAGGGCACTGGCGGCCAGCGCATGCCCTTTGCACGCGCGACCGAAGCCGACGGCTTCCTGTTCGTCTCGGGACAGACCCCGATGAAAGACGGCGAAGTGATCGACGGGGGCATCGTCGCCCAGTCGCATCAGGCGATCCAGAATATGATCGCGATTCTGACCGAAGCCGGGTACGGCACCGAGCACGTGATGCGGATCGGCGTGTGGCTGGACGACCCGCGCGACTTCGCGTCGTTCAACAAGGTGTTCAAGGAATACTTCGGGGATCATCCGCCCGCACGCGCTTGCGTGGTTTCGAGCATGGTCATCGACTGCAAGGTCGAAGTGGACTGCGTGGCGTACAAGAAGCCGACTGCGTAAGTCGCACCCGCGGCGCTGAGCGTCCATGGAAAAACCGACGGTTATCGTCGGTTTTTTTGTTTCGGCGTTGTGCCTTCTGGTTGACCGAGACGGACGTTACCGTTTCGCAAAGTCTGCGGTTTGCCTTCGATGGTCCGTTGTCGTGAAAGCGCGCAATCTTCAGCCTCCTAACCTGAAAGGAGGTCACTGTGAGATCAGGATCCATCGGCGGGGCAGGGCCGAGTGCACCGGCTGTACCTACGTACCGGGCCGCCATCGAGTCCGCCGAAGACGCCCGCATCACCATCGATTTCCCCATAACGCCGGACGACATTCGTTTGCGCTCCCAGACCATGAGCCGGTTGGGGCGCGGCGGGCTGTCGGGCGGACTGACCGGCGTGGCGATGACGGTAGTGGGCGTGCTGGGGTTGTCCGCTGGCGCGTACTTCTGCCTTGCCGCAACAGTGGCGGACGACGAATCGGGGGCCTCACGGCTGGATCAGTGGACCGGCGTTGGCATCGGCGGCGGCATGGCCGCGGTGTCGACGCTCGCTGTGACATACGGTCTGGCACAGGTCTGTCTGTGCCTGAAGAAGCAGCGCGAGGCAGGGCGGGCGATGACGACACTCAGCACGCGTGTGCAATTCGAATCGCCGAGGGAGGCTCCGCCACGTGACTATGTCTGATGATTCGTTGGGGCACGCATCGTCGTCGACATCTATGGCCGGAAAAATCGATGCAGCGCTGGCCGTGGTGCGCAATGCCGAACAGCGACGCGAGGCGATCGATTTGCCGCGTCCCGGCGCGTGGGACGCTGCGCAATGCGACGCCGTTTATCGCTGCGGCTACGGGGCGTTCGAGCGAGGCGACTTTGTGCAGGCCATCGAGTGCTTTGCGCCGCTGCTGTCTGCGTGTCCGCTGGATGCGGACTACGCGGTGGCGCTGGCGCTATCGATGCAGCGTCATGGCGAGCCTAAGGCGGCGCTGCCATTGTTCATGGCGGCGGCGCTTCTGGACGAGGAGGCTCCCGGGCCGATGTATCGCGTGGGGGAGTGTCTGATCGAGCTGCGCCAGTTCGACGGCGCATGCCAGGCGATGCGGGAGACGATGGCGCGTTGCGGCGGCGAGCCGAAATACGCCAACGTCAGAAACGCCGCGTTGAGACTGATGGCGAAACTGGGCTATCTCGGCTGACAGCCCTGGTGTCGCTTATTGACAGTACTGACCTTACTGACGCGCTGTACGTGCGTTGTCCGGCATCGGCAACGTGAAGTTGGTGCGGAACGGATTGATGTCGAGTCCGCCGCGTCGCGTGTAGCGGGCGTAGACAGCCAACTGGGTCGGCTTGCACTGACGCATGATGTCCATGAAGATCCCTTCCACGCATTGCTCGTGAAAGCCGGTGTGACGCCGGTACGAAATCACGTACTTGAGCAAGCCTTCCTGATTGATCGGCGGGCCGACATAGCGGATCTGCAAGCTGCCCCAGTCGGGTTGTCCGGTGACCGGGCAGTTCGATTTGAGCAGGTTGGACACGAGCGTTTCGTCCACGGGCGCTTCATCGAACGCGGCGGTGAGTAGCGACGCATCCGGCACGTAGATGTCGGTATCGATGTCGAGCCGGTCGACGAGCAAGCCGTCGAGTTCGTCGAGTTCGAGCTTGGCAAAACCGCTCGGCTCCACGAGTTTCACCTGCACCGGCGCGCCCGCCGCTTCCGACAGGTCTTGCTGGATCAGGGCGCGCGCGGCGTCGACATTCGCCAGCTTCGTCTGTGCGAACGAGCCGAGATACAACTTGAACGACTTCGATTCGATGATGAATGGCGAATCGGCGGGTACCATGGCGGTCAACAGCGCGATTTGCGGCTTGCCCTTCTCGTTGAGCCACGAGAGTTCGTAACCGTTCCAGATGTCCGCGCCGAAGAACGGCAGGACGTCGGGCACGCCGATTTCCGCACGCGCGGGCGCACGGGCGATCGGGAAGAGTTGGGACGGGTCGTACTGCTCGGTGTAGGCAACTTCCTTGCCGAGCGAGGATTGTTCAGGCGTGGTCATGATTGGCGATGCCACTGATGACGTGACCGGTCGGGGAGACGCGGGCCGCCGATTCGCAGTGGCGTGTCTGATCGTCGAAGAAGAAATCGGGCTCGAACTCACGCAGGAATGCGCCTTTGTCCAGCCCGCCCAGGAACATCGCCTCGTCGATGTCGATTTTCCAGTCCATCAGCGTGCGAATGGCACGCTCGTGCGCCGGGGCCGAGCGCGCCGTCACGAGCGCGGTGCGGATTTTGACCGGCACTTCATGGCCTGCGAGGGCTTGCAAACGGTGCAGCGCGAGTAGCAGCGGCTTGAACGGACCAGGGGGTAACGGCGTGGCGGCGCGCTCGATTTCGTGCTGCTGGAAGGCGTCGAGGCCGTTGCGCTGGAAGACCTGCTCGGCCTCGTCGGAGAAGAGTACCGCGTCACCGTCGAAAGCGATGCGGATCTCGTCGGGATGCAATTCGGCTTTCTTTGCAGAGTCCGGATACACGCGTGCGGCCGGAAAACCTGCTGCGAGTGCGCCGCGCAC
This window of the Pandoraea sputorum genome carries:
- a CDS encoding amino acid deaminase, encoding MSDTNYQHGMIDTLNKGLGALEAPLAPSAATGLGWNLLNEDLSLPTAVLYEDKIRHNLAWMQRFVHEYGVKLAPHGKTTMAPKLFRRQLEGGAWGITLATAQQTYAAYHHGVRRVLMANQLVGKRNMTMIADLLKDTNFEYFCLVDSAAAVVHLGEFFRARGQTVQVLIELGVTGGRTGVRDAAQQQAVLDALTQYHDAVKLAGVEVYEGVLSTEADIRAFLQRAVSITRELVAAGRVERNPAVLSGAGSAWYDVVADEFAHKDVGAPLDVVLRPGCYLTHDVGIYKAAQAQIATRNPIAKQMRSQLQPALQLWAYVQSIPEPERAIIALGKRDAAFDAGMPEPAQQFRPGESKSPKATPEHWEVTGMMDQHAYLRIAPGDDIRVGDMIAFDISHPCLTFDKWRHLPVVDGDYNVVEIVQTFF
- a CDS encoding MurR/RpiR family transcriptional regulator, with the translated sequence MAETFDIVTRVAQRSDALSQAERKVAQVVLEDVAGAAAASINVLAERAGVSEASVTRFAKAMGCRDVRDLKLRLAQAAVVGQRFLGASAANGQDGGGETIDRIADDIQTTLQVHRGLINPDTVRRAAARLLSARMVYAFGMGGGSSLLADEARYRLVRLGRPVASYQDAVLARMVAGTLGRDDVVLAFSVSGHTPELLSACEIAREYGAQVVAVTATGSPLAALADEVLPIRALETDFIFKPSSSRYAMLLAMDVLATELALLAKPQSQALLRRIKYVLDTHRGGGDRQPLGD
- a CDS encoding N-acyl-D-amino-acid deacylase family protein — its product is MTDRTENFADRTVDTLITDVRLADGSGAPMTDDRFDVALRGGRIHSITPAGERSGWQATQVVAGNGNVLSPGFIDVHTHDDTNVVRAPEMTPKLSQGVTTVVVGNCGISASPVTLKGDPPDPMNLLGEASAFQYPTFAAYVEALEKAQPSINVAALIGHTALRNNHMDRLDRPATQAEIEGMRAQLREALAGGALGLSTGLAYANANAAPTEEVLALAEPLAEAGGLYATHLRTEFAEILEALDEAFRIGRHARVPVVVSHLKCAGVDNWGRSTEILEALDKAQRFQPVGCDCYPYTASSSTLDLKQVTDDFDILVTWSQPHPEQGGKLLAKIAADWGVDLMEAAKRLQPAGAVYHCMEEDDVRRILRHPATVVGSDGLPNDPLPHPRLWGAFPRVLGRYSREQALFPLAEAVHKMTGLSAERFGLSERGFVREGYWADLVLFDPATVADAATFTDPMQPAYGISAVWVNGVLSWQDRAPTQNARAGRFVRRGTPQPVL
- a CDS encoding RidA family protein, yielding MKRYGVEGGQGTGGQRMPFARATEADGFLFVSGQTPMKDGEVIDGGIVAQSHQAIQNMIAILTEAGYGTEHVMRIGVWLDDPRDFASFNKVFKEYFGDHPPARACVVSSMVIDCKVEVDCVAYKKPTA
- the queF gene encoding NADPH-dependent 7-cyano-7-deazaguanine reductase QueF (Catalyzes the NADPH-dependent reduction of 7-cyano-7-deazaguanine (preQ0) to 7-aminomethyl-7-deazaguanine (preQ1) in queuosine biosynthesis) is translated as MTTPEQSSLGKEVAYTEQYDPSQLFPIARAPARAEIGVPDVLPFFGADIWNGYELSWLNEKGKPQIALLTAMVPADSPFIIESKSFKLYLGSFAQTKLANVDAARALIQQDLSEAAGAPVQVKLVEPSGFAKLELDELDGLLVDRLDIDTDIYVPDASLLTAAFDEAPVDETLVSNLLKSNCPVTGQPDWGSLQIRYVGPPINQEGLLKYVISYRRHTGFHEQCVEGIFMDIMRQCKPTQLAVYARYTRRGGLDINPFRTNFTLPMPDNARTARQ
- a CDS encoding 5'-nucleotidase — translated: MPITLENKLVVAISSRALFDFEEENRVFDAGVASGDDQSYMQYQLDRLDAPAPAGVAFPLVQKLLAFNQGSGTSDTSGTNGASGAADTQDKHRVEVVVLSRNDPVSGMRVFRSARQLDLKIERGVFTRGRDPFGYLNALGAHLFLSANERDVRGALAAGFPAARVYPDSAKKAELHPDEIRIAFDGDAVLFSDEAEQVFQRNGLDAFQQHEIERAATPLPPGPFKPLLLALHRLQALAGHEVPVKIRTALVTARSAPAHERAIRTLMDWKIDIDEAMFLGGLDKGAFLREFEPDFFFDDQTRHCESAARVSPTGHVISGIANHDHA